The following proteins are co-located in the Vibrio azureus genome:
- a CDS encoding SRPBCC family protein produces the protein MKQISRSALVSFSAEQMFDLVNDVSKYHEFLPGCSGSRVIESSSNAMVASVDVSKAGISKTFTTSNSLVENEAIMMNLVDGPFKALKGGWFFTSLDENACKVELKLEFEFSSKMIEMAFGKIFNELTNNMVNAFTQRAKQVYPLYEY, from the coding sequence ATGAAGCAAATCAGCCGTTCTGCTTTGGTGTCTTTTAGTGCGGAACAAATGTTCGATCTGGTCAATGATGTGAGTAAATACCATGAGTTTCTACCTGGTTGTTCTGGCTCGCGTGTCATTGAATCTTCGAGCAATGCTATGGTTGCTTCTGTCGACGTATCGAAAGCCGGCATCAGTAAAACGTTTACTACCTCAAATTCGTTAGTCGAGAACGAAGCGATCATGATGAACTTGGTCGATGGCCCATTTAAAGCGCTCAAAGGTGGGTGGTTCTTTACTTCTTTAGACGAAAATGCCTGCAAAGTTGAGCTCAAACTGGAATTTGAATTTTCCAGCAAGATGATTGAGATGGCTTTTGGCAAGATCTTTAACGAGCTGACCAATAATATGGTCAATGCTTTCACTCAACGTGCAAAACAGGTATACCCGCTTTATGAGTATTGA
- a CDS encoding DUF3103 domain-containing protein: MKKIIILSAISTSLLGLSTAQAKHNDQHVSLNPSLIKAERISDQKRILARTLSQHYEQLAPLLHATIDEENPQAPLSVFLDHQSQLAFTQQMVQADEKIRQWKGIENEASELLEVRLANKNSLNAWQDTNVEPLFAYEPSGDDSQWQYIEAFDVYGNVHQLNVYQAPEVPVFVIDSNSDTELKAGLNVMRAKIEQRSKELFKKHKQDEKQSVHSPSALTPDQKLATAPIQTTQLKKIRLEYDQEPWISGRAEVFALVNGVNPSRDTPTLDLVEMPYLDYDKTDYFPDQVVVHWSRYRWGAADIVLMEQDDGTNYAELAVLLMQVAEEVLKSIPDPEVQGYAIIPQITTKIIQALPDGALTNDDDFVDVFYTIMQDSSYVDHPAAGGNAVVTLEPLEIDPTRP, encoded by the coding sequence ATGAAAAAAATAATTATTCTGTCCGCCATCAGCACATCGCTTCTTGGCTTATCAACAGCACAGGCAAAACACAATGATCAGCACGTATCGTTGAATCCTTCACTCATCAAGGCCGAACGGATCTCGGATCAAAAACGTATCCTTGCTCGTACACTCAGCCAACACTACGAGCAACTGGCTCCACTGCTCCACGCCACTATTGATGAAGAAAATCCCCAAGCGCCACTGAGCGTATTCTTAGATCATCAATCTCAGCTCGCTTTTACTCAGCAAATGGTCCAAGCCGATGAAAAAATTCGTCAATGGAAAGGAATTGAAAATGAAGCCAGCGAATTACTTGAAGTGCGCTTAGCGAATAAAAACAGTCTTAATGCTTGGCAAGATACGAACGTAGAGCCGCTGTTTGCTTATGAGCCCAGTGGTGATGATTCTCAATGGCAGTACATTGAAGCGTTTGATGTGTATGGCAATGTGCATCAGCTTAATGTCTATCAAGCACCAGAAGTTCCGGTATTTGTGATCGACAGTAACAGCGACACTGAGCTCAAAGCCGGCCTGAATGTTATGCGCGCTAAAATTGAGCAAAGAAGCAAAGAACTGTTTAAAAAACACAAGCAAGACGAAAAGCAATCCGTACACTCTCCATCGGCGTTAACACCGGATCAAAAACTGGCCACGGCACCCATTCAAACCACTCAATTGAAAAAGATTCGCCTAGAATACGATCAAGAACCGTGGATTTCTGGCCGCGCTGAAGTGTTTGCGTTGGTCAATGGCGTGAACCCAAGTCGCGACACCCCTACCCTTGATTTGGTTGAAATGCCTTACCTTGATTATGACAAAACGGATTATTTCCCAGACCAAGTCGTGGTTCACTGGTCACGTTACCGCTGGGGCGCGGCAGACATTGTATTAATGGAGCAAGATGACGGCACCAACTATGCAGAGCTGGCGGTGTTATTAATGCAAGTCGCCGAGGAAGTCTTAAAATCCATTCCAGATCCAGAGGTACAAGGTTATGCCATCATTCCTCAGATCACGACCAAAATCATTCAAGCTTTGCCAGATGGTGCCCTAACCAATGATGATGATTTCGTCGATGTGTTTTATACCATCATGCAAGACAGCAGCTATGTTGACCATCCGGCTGCAGGCGGCAATGCCGTCGTCACATTAGAACCACTCGAAATCGATCCAACCCGTCCTTAA
- the smpB gene encoding SsrA-binding protein SmpB: MVKKKSKQKAGSNTIALNKKARHEYFIEDEIEAGMELQGWEVKALRQGKANIAESYVFMRDGEAFVSGMTITPLNQASTHVVANPTRVRKLLMSRRELDNLLGRINREGMTLTALSLYWSRSWVKIKIGVAKGKKLHDKRTDLKEKDWAREKARVMKSALR; encoded by the coding sequence ATGGTAAAGAAAAAATCAAAACAAAAAGCGGGTAGTAACACTATCGCGCTCAACAAAAAAGCTCGCCATGAGTATTTCATTGAAGATGAAATAGAAGCAGGCATGGAGCTCCAGGGATGGGAAGTGAAAGCCCTTCGCCAAGGTAAAGCCAACATTGCTGAAAGTTACGTTTTCATGCGTGACGGTGAAGCCTTTGTGAGTGGCATGACCATCACTCCTCTTAATCAAGCATCAACCCATGTGGTAGCGAACCCTACCCGTGTTAGAAAACTGTTAATGAGCCGCCGTGAGCTGGACAACCTATTAGGTCGTATTAACCGTGAAGGGATGACGCTAACCGCGCTTTCTTTATACTGGTCTCGCTCTTGGGTTAAAATCAAAATCGGTGTGGCGAAAGGTAAAAAGCTTCACGACAAACGTACTGATCTAAAAGAAAAAGATTGGGCACGTGAAAAAGCGCGTGTAATGAAAAGCGCACTGCGTTAA
- the recN gene encoding DNA repair protein RecN, which produces MLAHLSVNNFAIVKSLQLDLAKGMTTITGETGAGKSIAIDALGLCLGGRSDVGMVRQGEEKTEVSAAFLLENNLHATRWLEDNDLLDGSECILRRIITKEGRSRAYINGSPVPLSQLKSLGQTLINIHGQHAHHQLMKSEHQMAMLDQYAGHFNLLKSTRSAYQRWRQADNNLKQLKENSQQNQAQKQLLEYQIKELNELSLNEEEFAELDQEHKRLSNSGELAATCQQAIELIYEGEEVNALGILQSANHSLIQLAELDSKLAELPNMLAEAMIQLEETNNELRSYLDGIEVDPGRMAYVEARFSKIMSIARKHHVAPEELYQHHQDLLAQIEALDCSDEKLDELEQEVAEQYQRFLTQAEKLYKSRSRYAKELNKLITQSMHELSMEKAQFSIQVQNDSKHPSPLGMDNVCFLVSTNPGQPLQPIAKVASGGELSRISLAIQVITAQKVDTPSLIFDEVDVGISGPTAAVVGKMLRKLGESTQVMCVTHLPQVAGCGHQQMFVAKHSKNGQTETQMHCLDQQQRIAELARLLGGSQITDSTLANAKELLVAA; this is translated from the coding sequence ATGCTGGCTCATCTGAGTGTTAATAATTTCGCAATTGTTAAGTCTCTACAACTCGACCTTGCAAAAGGCATGACAACCATTACCGGTGAAACTGGCGCAGGTAAATCCATCGCGATTGATGCATTAGGACTTTGCCTAGGCGGGCGCTCTGATGTCGGTATGGTGCGTCAAGGTGAAGAAAAAACCGAGGTCAGTGCCGCGTTCTTGCTTGAAAACAACCTGCACGCAACACGCTGGTTAGAAGATAACGACTTACTTGACGGCAGCGAATGCATTTTACGCCGCATCATCACCAAAGAAGGTCGTTCAAGAGCTTACATTAATGGCAGCCCGGTACCGCTGTCACAACTTAAGTCGCTTGGGCAAACCTTAATCAACATTCATGGCCAGCACGCTCACCACCAGTTAATGAAGAGCGAGCACCAAATGGCAATGCTTGACCAATACGCAGGTCACTTTAACTTGTTAAAAAGTACGCGTAGTGCCTATCAACGTTGGCGTCAGGCCGACAATAACCTCAAACAACTGAAAGAAAACAGCCAACAGAATCAGGCTCAAAAGCAGTTGCTTGAATACCAAATTAAAGAATTGAATGAGTTATCTCTAAATGAAGAAGAATTTGCAGAGCTCGATCAAGAGCACAAACGATTGTCCAACAGTGGCGAACTTGCTGCTACCTGCCAGCAAGCCATCGAGCTTATTTACGAAGGTGAAGAAGTCAATGCGCTTGGTATTTTGCAATCAGCCAATCACTCCTTAATCCAACTTGCAGAGCTGGACAGCAAACTGGCTGAACTGCCGAACATGTTGGCAGAAGCGATGATCCAGTTAGAAGAAACCAACAACGAACTGCGTAGCTACCTCGACGGCATAGAGGTTGACCCAGGCAGAATGGCTTATGTGGAAGCACGTTTTTCTAAAATCATGTCCATAGCGCGCAAGCATCATGTGGCACCAGAAGAACTGTATCAACACCACCAAGATTTGCTTGCTCAAATTGAAGCGCTCGATTGCTCAGATGAAAAATTAGACGAGCTAGAACAAGAAGTCGCAGAGCAATATCAACGTTTTCTGACTCAAGCAGAAAAGTTGTACAAATCTCGCAGTCGCTATGCCAAGGAACTCAATAAGTTGATCACCCAAAGCATGCATGAATTGAGCATGGAAAAAGCCCAGTTCAGCATCCAAGTGCAAAACGACAGTAAGCACCCCTCACCACTTGGAATGGATAACGTGTGCTTTTTGGTATCAACCAACCCGGGTCAACCTCTACAACCGATCGCCAAAGTGGCTTCTGGGGGTGAACTATCACGTATATCTCTTGCGATACAGGTGATCACCGCACAAAAAGTCGATACGCCAAGTTTGATCTTCGATGAAGTCGACGTGGGTATCAGTGGTCCAACAGCCGCCGTTGTTGGCAAAATGCTACGTAAACTGGGCGAGTCAACCCAAGTGATGTGTGTCACCCACTTACCGCAAGTCGCAGGTTGTGGCCACCAGCAAATGTTCGTTGCCAAACACAGCAAAAACGGCCAAACCGAAACTCAAATGCATTGCTTGGATCAGCAACAGCGTATCGCTGAACTGGCTCGCTTGCTAGGTGGCAGCCAAATCACCGATTCCACTCTGGCCAATGCCAAAGAGCTGTTAGTCGCGGCGTAA
- the dnaJ gene encoding molecular chaperone DnaJ yields MSKRDFYEVLGVGRDASERDIKKAYKRLAMKFHPDRNQGDESAAEKFKEVKEAYEILTEPQKKAAYDQYGHAAFEQGGGGFGGGFGGGAGDFGDIFGDVFGDIFGGGRRGGGQQRAQRGADLRYNMELTLEEAVRGVSKEIEVPTLAHCDVCDGSGAKKGSSAETCGTCHGHGQVQMRQGFFAVQQTCPTCHGKGKIIKDPCNACHGQGRKQKNKTLNVKIPAGVDTGDRIRLSGEGEAGEMGAPAGDLYVQVHVKEHHIFERDGNNLYCEVPVSFAMAALGGEVEVPTLNGRVSLKVPAETQTGRMFRMRGKGVQGVRGGGTGDLIVKLVVETPVHLSARQKELLKEFDESCGGDAATKHKPKSEGFFNGVKKFFDDLTS; encoded by the coding sequence ATGTCAAAACGTGATTTTTACGAAGTATTAGGCGTCGGCCGTGATGCCTCTGAGCGCGATATTAAAAAGGCTTACAAACGCCTTGCAATGAAATTCCACCCGGACCGTAATCAGGGTGATGAATCAGCGGCAGAAAAGTTTAAAGAAGTAAAAGAAGCGTACGAGATCTTGACTGAACCGCAAAAGAAAGCGGCTTATGATCAATATGGACACGCTGCTTTTGAACAAGGCGGTGGTGGTTTCGGCGGCGGCTTTGGTGGCGGTGCTGGTGACTTTGGCGACATCTTTGGTGATGTCTTTGGCGATATCTTTGGTGGTGGTCGTCGTGGCGGTGGTCAGCAACGTGCACAGCGTGGCGCAGACCTTCGTTACAACATGGAACTGACTCTAGAAGAAGCGGTTCGTGGTGTCTCTAAAGAGATTGAAGTTCCTACACTGGCTCACTGTGATGTTTGTGATGGCAGCGGTGCGAAGAAAGGCTCTTCGGCAGAAACGTGTGGTACGTGTCATGGTCATGGCCAAGTACAAATGCGTCAAGGCTTCTTTGCTGTTCAACAGACCTGTCCTACCTGTCATGGTAAAGGCAAGATCATCAAAGACCCATGTAATGCTTGTCATGGTCAAGGCCGTAAACAGAAGAACAAGACACTCAACGTCAAGATCCCTGCAGGTGTTGATACTGGCGATCGTATTCGCTTATCTGGCGAAGGCGAAGCGGGAGAAATGGGCGCACCAGCAGGTGACCTATATGTTCAAGTTCATGTTAAAGAGCACCACATCTTTGAGCGTGATGGCAACAACTTATACTGTGAAGTTCCAGTGAGCTTTGCAATGGCGGCATTGGGTGGTGAAGTTGAAGTACCAACGCTTAATGGCCGTGTCAGCCTGAAAGTACCAGCAGAAACGCAAACTGGCCGTATGTTCCGTATGCGTGGTAAAGGAGTTCAAGGCGTACGCGGTGGCGGTACTGGTGATCTGATTGTTAAACTGGTTGTTGAAACACCGGTTCACTTAAGTGCGCGTCAAAAAGAGCTACTGAAAGAATTCGATGAGTCTTGCGGTGGTGATGCAGCGACGAAGCATAAGCCAAAATCTGAAGGTTTCTTCAACGGTGTGAAGAAGTTCTTCGATGATCTAACCAGCTAA
- a CDS encoding RnfH family protein, whose amino-acid sequence MSIESDMIHVEVVYALPQEQRVFNLVVNNKATVEEIVRQSGVLELYPEIDLKKNKVGVYSRNVRLNATVRDKDRIEIYRPLLADPKEIRRKRVEQAKQEAEASKKSGN is encoded by the coding sequence ATGAGTATTGAGTCTGATATGATCCACGTTGAAGTGGTGTACGCGCTTCCTCAAGAGCAGCGTGTATTCAACTTGGTGGTGAATAATAAAGCCACGGTTGAAGAGATTGTGCGGCAGTCTGGGGTGCTGGAGTTGTACCCTGAGATCGATTTAAAAAAGAATAAGGTTGGGGTGTATAGCCGCAACGTGCGTTTGAATGCTACCGTTCGTGATAAAGATAGAATTGAAATCTATCGTCCGCTGCTGGCAGACCCGAAAGAGATTCGGCGCAAACGGGTAGAACAAGCCAAACAAGAGGCCGAGGCGAGTAAGAAGTCCGGCAACTAA
- the nadK gene encoding NAD(+) kinase, producing the protein MKNPCDVIAIIGKPRDQQAIQTHRELYQWLTSEGYQVVFDERLAAILDDIPKDKFANLVKIGKSADLAIVVGGDGNMLGAARILSRFDISVIGVNRGNLGFLTDLNPDDFKNALKAVLNGEYIEEERFLLEAEVHRHGQIKSHNAALNEAVLHPGQIAHMIEFEVYIDDSFAFSLRADGLIVSTPTGSTAYSLSGGGPILSPSLNAISLVPMFPHTLSSRPLVVDSKRRIKLIVSPENRGTQEVSCDGQVSLPVSPGDEIHIYQSPNVLKLIHPKDYSYYHVLRNKLGWSSKLF; encoded by the coding sequence ATGAAAAACCCATGTGATGTGATCGCGATTATTGGCAAACCTCGTGATCAACAAGCCATTCAAACCCATAGAGAGCTCTACCAATGGCTAACCTCGGAAGGTTACCAAGTGGTGTTTGACGAGCGTCTCGCTGCTATTTTAGACGATATTCCAAAAGATAAATTTGCCAATTTAGTCAAAATTGGTAAAAGCGCCGATCTGGCTATCGTTGTAGGCGGAGATGGCAATATGCTGGGTGCCGCAAGGATTTTATCCCGCTTTGATATTTCAGTGATCGGCGTTAACCGTGGCAACCTTGGTTTTTTGACCGACCTTAACCCTGACGATTTTAAAAACGCCTTAAAAGCGGTACTCAATGGTGAATATATTGAGGAAGAGCGCTTTTTACTTGAAGCCGAAGTGCATCGCCATGGGCAAATAAAAAGTCATAATGCCGCTCTGAATGAAGCCGTTTTACACCCAGGTCAAATTGCGCACATGATAGAGTTTGAGGTCTACATCGATGACAGTTTTGCCTTTTCATTACGTGCCGACGGCTTGATCGTCTCAACACCGACTGGCTCAACGGCCTATTCTCTTTCAGGCGGCGGTCCAATACTTTCACCAAGCCTGAATGCCATCAGTTTGGTGCCGATGTTCCCTCATACATTGTCCAGTCGACCACTGGTGGTAGACAGTAAAAGACGTATTAAACTGATCGTTTCACCAGAAAATCGTGGTACGCAAGAAGTCAGTTGCGACGGTCAAGTATCTCTGCCAGTTTCTCCCGGAGATGAAATCCATATTTACCAAAGCCCTAATGTTTTAAAGCTGATCCACCCGAAAGATTACAGCTACTACCATGTTTTACGTAATAAACTGGGCTGGTCAAGTAAGCTGTTTTAG
- a CDS encoding type IV pilin protein — protein MIRINECNVYNKRRHGMTLIELLMVLAIIALISVIAYPSYQERILRAHRIVALSDLARIQLSLETTYNNGYQWSHLVSAEGCLICESDPDRFAFSIVSSASVAYTITATAKSALNQDKDPCFPEGNSVLILTSTNHQSPSTCWK, from the coding sequence ATGATTCGAATTAATGAGTGTAACGTCTACAACAAACGACGACATGGGATGACACTCATCGAACTATTAATGGTACTGGCCATCATTGCACTGATCAGCGTTATCGCCTACCCAAGCTATCAAGAGCGTATTCTGCGCGCACATAGAATTGTCGCACTCAGTGATCTGGCTCGAATTCAGTTATCACTTGAAACCACTTACAACAACGGCTATCAATGGAGTCACCTTGTTTCGGCAGAGGGTTGCCTAATTTGTGAATCTGATCCTGACCGCTTTGCTTTTTCGATTGTCAGCTCTGCCAGTGTGGCCTACACCATAACAGCAACCGCCAAATCGGCCCTAAATCAAGATAAAGACCCATGTTTTCCCGAAGGCAATAGCGTCTTAATTTTGACTTCAACCAATCACCAATCGCCCAGTACATGCTGGAAATAG
- the dnaK gene encoding molecular chaperone DnaK, translating to MGKIIGIDLGTTNSCVAVLDGDKPRVIENAEGERTTASVIAYTDGETLVGQPAKRQAVTNPTNTLFAIKRLIGRRFEDEEVQRDIEIMPYKIVKADNGDAWVEAQGQKMAAPQVSAEILKKMKKTAEDFLGEEVTGAVITVPAYFNDAQRQATKDAGRIAGLEVKRIINEPTAAALAYGLDKSGGDRTIAVYDLGGGTFDISIIEIDEVEGEKTFEVLATNGDTHLGGEDFDNRLINYLVDEFNKEQGVNLKNDPLAMQRVKEAAEKAKIELSSTSQTDVNLPYVTADATGPKHMNIKVTRAKLESLVEDLVQRSLEPLKVALADSDLSVNDITDVILVGGQTRMPMVQAKVAEFFGKEARRDVNPDEAVAMGAAVQGGVLAGDVKDVLLLDVTPLSFGIETMGGVMTKLIEKNTTIPTKADQVFSTAEDNQSAVTIHVLQGERKQATYNKSLGQFNLEGIQPAPRGMPQIEVTFDLDADGILNVSAKDKATGKEQKITIQASGGLSDEEIEKMVQEAEANKEADKKFEELATARNQADQMIHGTRKQIEEAGEALPADEKEKIEAAISELETARKGEDKEAIDTKVQALMAAAQKLMEIAQQQAQAQQAQGADAGAQPSQDDDVVDAEFEEVKDDKK from the coding sequence ATGGGTAAAATCATTGGTATTGACTTAGGTACGACCAACTCATGTGTTGCAGTTTTAGATGGCGACAAGCCACGTGTTATTGAAAACGCAGAGGGTGAGCGCACCACGGCATCTGTTATTGCTTACACTGATGGTGAGACGCTAGTAGGCCAACCGGCTAAGCGTCAAGCAGTTACTAACCCTACTAACACGCTATTTGCAATCAAGCGCCTGATCGGTCGTCGTTTTGAAGACGAAGAAGTTCAGCGTGACATCGAAATCATGCCTTACAAAATTGTAAAAGCTGACAACGGTGACGCTTGGGTTGAAGCACAAGGCCAAAAAATGGCGGCTCCTCAAGTTTCTGCTGAAATCTTGAAGAAAATGAAGAAAACAGCGGAAGATTTCCTAGGTGAAGAAGTAACGGGTGCTGTTATCACTGTTCCTGCTTACTTCAACGATGCACAACGTCAAGCGACGAAAGACGCGGGTCGTATCGCTGGTCTAGAAGTAAAACGTATCATCAACGAACCAACGGCAGCAGCACTAGCTTACGGCCTAGACAAGTCAGGCGGTGATCGCACTATCGCAGTATACGACCTTGGTGGTGGTACATTCGATATCTCTATCATCGAAATCGATGAAGTTGAAGGCGAGAAAACATTCGAAGTTCTAGCAACTAACGGTGACACTCACCTTGGTGGTGAAGACTTTGACAACCGTCTAATCAACTACCTAGTAGACGAGTTCAACAAAGAGCAAGGTGTTAACCTTAAGAACGATCCACTAGCAATGCAGCGTGTTAAAGAAGCAGCAGAAAAAGCGAAAATCGAGCTTTCTTCTACTTCTCAAACTGACGTAAACCTACCTTACGTTACTGCTGACGCAACAGGTCCTAAGCACATGAACATCAAAGTGACACGTGCGAAACTGGAATCTCTAGTTGAAGACCTAGTACAACGTTCTCTTGAGCCACTAAAAGTTGCTCTAGCGGATTCTGACCTATCTGTTAACGACATCACTGACGTTATCCTAGTAGGTGGTCAAACTCGTATGCCTATGGTTCAAGCAAAAGTTGCTGAGTTCTTCGGTAAAGAAGCTCGCCGTGACGTGAACCCAGATGAAGCAGTCGCAATGGGTGCTGCAGTTCAAGGTGGTGTACTTGCTGGTGACGTTAAAGACGTTCTTCTTCTAGACGTAACACCTCTATCTTTCGGTATCGAAACGATGGGCGGTGTAATGACTAAGCTAATCGAGAAAAACACAACTATCCCAACAAAAGCGGATCAAGTGTTCTCTACAGCGGAAGACAACCAAAGTGCAGTAACGATTCACGTTCTTCAAGGTGAGCGTAAGCAAGCGACTTACAACAAGTCTCTTGGTCAATTCAACCTTGAAGGTATTCAGCCTGCACCACGCGGCATGCCTCAAATCGAAGTGACTTTCGACCTTGATGCGGACGGTATCTTGAACGTATCTGCGAAAGATAAAGCGACAGGTAAAGAGCAGAAGATCACTATCCAAGCATCTGGTGGTCTAAGCGACGAAGAAATCGAGAAAATGGTTCAAGAAGCAGAAGCAAACAAAGAAGCGGACAAAAAGTTCGAAGAGTTAGCAACTGCTCGTAACCAAGCTGACCAAATGATTCACGGTACTCGTAAGCAAATTGAAGAAGCGGGTGAAGCGCTTCCAGCTGACGAGAAAGAGAAGATTGAAGCAGCGATTTCTGAGCTAGAAACTGCACGTAAAGGCGAAGACAAAGAAGCGATTGACACGAAAGTTCAAGCGTTAATGGCTGCGGCTCAAAAACTAATGGAAATTGCTCAACAGCAAGCTCAAGCTCAGCAAGCACAAGGTGCTGACGCAGGTGCACAGCCATCTCAAGATGACGATGTTGTTGATGCTGAGTTCGAAGAAGTTAAAGACGACAAGAAATAA
- a CDS encoding GspH/FimT family pseudopilin, producing the protein MPRGFTLLEMLIMITVCGILLNTAIPSFQRWFESHKMQRLANQLHHFMIHSKSQAVLRRERLWAHTFTSEQDSTQGEWRIDLTNSSTPEAGRVLSSFSGQAFTGIAVSFHYVSDQISFGDVHGRPSSGNIRFYPTGSPEKALKVISHTLSGRVRICSDHPTQQHFGYPLCL; encoded by the coding sequence ATGCCTCGCGGGTTTACACTACTAGAGATGCTTATCATGATCACCGTATGTGGGATCTTATTAAATACGGCGATTCCTTCTTTTCAGCGATGGTTTGAAAGCCATAAAATGCAGCGTTTGGCCAATCAATTGCATCATTTTATGATCCACAGTAAATCTCAGGCTGTGCTGCGTAGAGAAAGGTTATGGGCGCATACTTTTACCTCTGAGCAAGACTCGACACAGGGTGAGTGGCGAATCGACCTGACGAATAGCAGCACACCAGAGGCGGGAAGGGTATTGTCTTCTTTTTCCGGTCAGGCTTTTACAGGGATTGCGGTTTCTTTTCATTATGTTTCCGATCAAATCAGTTTTGGTGATGTCCACGGTAGGCCTTCTTCAGGCAATATTCGCTTTTACCCGACGGGCTCTCCTGAGAAAGCGTTAAAAGTCATTTCTCACACTCTCTCTGGCCGGGTGCGCATTTGCAGTGATCATCCGACCCAACAGCATTTTGGCTACCCCTTATGCCTATAG
- the grpE gene encoding nucleotide exchange factor GrpE, with translation MSNEEQKVTEAELDQIIEEAEKVEAAAAQAEVELEEMGDEADAKIAQLEAALLTSEAKVKEQQDDVLRAKAEVENMRRRTEQEIDKARKYALNKFAEELLPVIDNLERAIQAADAENEIVKPILEGVELTHKTFVDVVAKFGLKEINPEGEVFNPEFHQAMSIQESPDHESNTVMFVMQKGYELNGRVLRPAMVMVAK, from the coding sequence ATGAGCAACGAAGAACAAAAAGTAACAGAAGCAGAGCTTGACCAGATCATCGAAGAGGCTGAAAAAGTTGAAGCTGCAGCAGCACAAGCTGAAGTGGAACTAGAAGAAATGGGTGATGAGGCGGACGCTAAGATTGCTCAACTCGAAGCGGCATTACTTACTAGTGAAGCAAAAGTAAAAGAGCAGCAAGATGACGTGCTACGTGCTAAAGCTGAAGTTGAAAACATGCGTCGTCGTACTGAGCAAGAAATCGATAAAGCTCGTAAATACGCATTGAACAAATTCGCTGAGGAGCTGCTTCCGGTTATTGATAACCTAGAGCGTGCGATTCAAGCTGCGGATGCAGAAAACGAAATTGTTAAGCCAATCCTTGAAGGTGTTGAGCTAACGCACAAGACATTTGTTGATGTTGTGGCGAAGTTTGGTTTAAAAGAGATCAACCCTGAAGGTGAAGTGTTCAACCCTGAATTCCACCAAGCAATGTCGATTCAAGAAAGCCCAGATCACGAATCAAATACCGTTATGTTTGTAATGCAAAAAGGTTACGAGCTAAATGGCCGTGTCCTTCGTCCAGCGATGGTTATGGTTGCTAAGTAA
- the bamE gene encoding outer membrane protein assembly factor BamE, which produces MQLKKWFVAVPLAMTLLTGCSVVEKLVYRIDINQGNYVEQSAVDKLRFGMNKTQVRFVLGSPMLIENGFPNTWYYIYSHTPGHEKTEQKDLIVKFNDKGTLEDISGDFPKSAQFYDKIQ; this is translated from the coding sequence ATGCAATTAAAGAAGTGGTTCGTTGCCGTACCATTAGCAATGACATTGCTGACTGGATGCTCGGTTGTAGAAAAGCTGGTTTATCGCATTGACATCAACCAAGGCAACTATGTCGAACAGTCTGCGGTTGATAAGCTTAGATTTGGCATGAACAAAACCCAAGTGCGCTTTGTTCTTGGCTCTCCAATGTTGATAGAAAATGGCTTCCCAAACACTTGGTATTACATTTACTCTCATACACCGGGCCACGAGAAAACAGAACAAAAAGACTTAATCGTTAAATTTAACGATAAAGGGACTTTGGAAGACATCTCCGGCGATTTCCCAAAGAGCGCTCAGTTTTACGATAAAATTCAGTAA